From Armatimonadota bacterium, the proteins below share one genomic window:
- a CDS encoding ABC transporter permease: MAHVGPFRIERAEPSAGWTVVVSAGAVAAAFVVAGAIFWAYGLDPVRAYAIIVRDGLLAPGALPEVLRPTIPLLLVGAGLVLAFRAQVYNIGAEGQLLAGAVAATWVALFSGLRGPGMLPAMFAAGFAAGALWGLVPAVLRVHLRVNEVIATLMMNYVAQYLVSWLVTGPWKGPSVRGFAYTDPFPPEAWLALIPGTRIHWPTLVVGLAVAAVAALLLARTTLGFEIRIQGDNPEAARYLGVSALRTTLLVMILSGGAAGLAGVGEVAGVHHKLLDPAQVSLGYGYTGIIVAWLARGQPLAAALTAVLFGLIYSTGDVMQVSLQMPFRVTSVFNGLILFFLIGSERLLGYRIRWAPARVAVEAPAPAGAGVPPGED; this comes from the coding sequence GTGGCGCACGTGGGTCCGTTCCGCATCGAGCGCGCCGAGCCGTCGGCGGGGTGGACGGTGGTGGTGTCGGCCGGCGCCGTCGCCGCCGCCTTTGTGGTGGCCGGGGCCATCTTCTGGGCCTACGGGCTGGACCCGGTGCGGGCCTATGCCATCATCGTCCGCGACGGCCTGCTGGCGCCGGGCGCCCTGCCCGAGGTCCTCCGTCCGACCATTCCCCTGCTGCTGGTCGGGGCAGGACTGGTCCTGGCCTTCCGGGCGCAGGTGTACAACATCGGCGCCGAGGGCCAGCTGCTGGCCGGAGCCGTGGCCGCCACCTGGGTGGCCCTGTTCAGCGGCCTGCGCGGGCCGGGGATGTTGCCGGCGATGTTCGCCGCCGGGTTCGCCGCCGGCGCGTTGTGGGGCCTGGTGCCGGCGGTCCTGCGGGTGCACCTGCGGGTCAACGAAGTGATCGCCACCCTGATGATGAACTATGTGGCCCAGTACCTGGTGAGCTGGCTGGTGACCGGACCCTGGAAGGGCCCCAGCGTCCGGGGATTTGCCTACACCGACCCGTTCCCGCCCGAGGCCTGGCTGGCCCTGATCCCCGGCACCCGCATCCACTGGCCCACCCTGGTGGTCGGCCTGGCGGTCGCGGCGGTGGCGGCGCTGCTGCTGGCGCGGACCACCCTGGGATTTGAGATCCGGATCCAGGGCGACAATCCCGAGGCCGCCCGCTACCTGGGCGTCAGCGCCCTGCGTACCACCCTGCTGGTGATGATCCTGTCCGGAGGCGCCGCGGGCCTGGCCGGTGTGGGGGAGGTGGCGGGGGTGCACCACAAGCTGCTGGACCCCGCTCAGGTCTCCCTGGGATACGGGTACACGGGCATCATCGTGGCCTGGCTGGCCCGGGGCCAGCCTCTGGCCGCGGCGCTGACGGCGGTCCTGTTCGGCCTGATCTACAGCACGGGCGACGTGATGCAGGTCTCGCTCCAGATGCCCTTCCGGGTCACCAGCGTGTTCAACGGCCTGATCCTGTTCTTTCTGATCGGCAGCGAGCGGCTGCTGGGGTACCGGATCCGGTGGGCGCCGGCCCGGGTGGCGGTGGAGGCACCCGCTCCCGCCGGAGCCGGGGTGCCGCCGGGGGAGGACTGA
- a CDS encoding ABC transporter permease, whose translation MEWVASVLIRGMVFGTPLLWGALGEIYAERAGVVNLGVEGMMILGAFAAFATAQTTGHPVLGLLAAAAVGGVAALLHACVSVTLRANQYVSGLALTMLGLGLTGLLGRGWEGFPLDHPLPELSVLPPLGVLAAVILWALLYHTRWGIILRTVGESPAAADAQGLPVELVRYLAVAFGGVMAGVAGGFLSVAYRPAWTEGMTGGIGWIVVALAIFAGWDPLRAVGAALLFGTLFHLSFRLQTWIPPEPLQMMPFAFTILVLAVTSRRGDRAGQAPEALGLPYIRGER comes from the coding sequence CTGGAGTGGGTGGCGAGCGTTCTGATCCGGGGGATGGTCTTCGGCACGCCCCTGCTGTGGGGCGCGCTGGGGGAAATCTACGCCGAGCGGGCGGGGGTCGTCAACCTGGGCGTGGAGGGGATGATGATCCTGGGGGCGTTTGCGGCCTTTGCCACCGCCCAGACCACCGGCCATCCGGTCCTGGGCCTGCTGGCGGCGGCGGCCGTGGGAGGGGTGGCCGCCCTGCTCCACGCGTGTGTGTCGGTGACCCTGCGGGCGAACCAGTACGTCTCGGGGCTGGCGCTGACCATGCTGGGGCTCGGCCTGACCGGCCTGCTGGGCCGCGGGTGGGAAGGGTTTCCCCTGGACCACCCGCTGCCGGAACTGTCGGTCCTGCCCCCGCTGGGCGTGCTGGCGGCGGTGATCCTGTGGGCCCTGCTGTACCACACCCGCTGGGGCATCATCCTGCGCACCGTGGGTGAGTCCCCGGCCGCCGCCGACGCGCAGGGCCTACCGGTGGAGCTGGTGCGCTACCTGGCCGTGGCCTTCGGCGGGGTGATGGCGGGAGTGGCCGGAGGCTTCCTGTCGGTGGCCTACCGGCCGGCGTGGACCGAGGGGATGACCGGAGGCATCGGGTGGATCGTGGTGGCGCTGGCCATCTTTGCCGGCTGGGACCCGCTGCGGGCGGTGGGGGCGGCCCTGCTGTTCGGCACGCTGTTCCACCTGTCGTTTCGCCTGCAGACCTGGATCCCCCCCGAGCCCCTGCAGATGATGCCGTTCGCCTTCACCATCCTCGTCCTGGCGGTGACCTCGCGCCGGGGAGACCGGGCGGGCCAGGCCCCCGAAGCCCTGGGCCTCCCCTACATCCGCGGCGAAAGGTAG
- a CDS encoding hydroxyisourate hydrolase: protein MPGPTISTHVLDVGRGVPARGVRVDLYRNGRLVASRTTGDDGRIPDLIGGPLEAGTYRLVFAVPSEFFSRLDVEFTVTDPARHYHVPLVVGPYLCATYRGA, encoded by the coding sequence ATGCCGGGCCCGACCATCTCCACCCACGTGCTGGATGTCGGGCGAGGGGTGCCGGCCCGCGGGGTCCGGGTGGACCTGTACCGGAACGGCCGCCTGGTGGCGTCCCGCACGACCGGGGACGACGGCCGCATTCCCGACCTGATCGGCGGCCCTCTGGAGGCGGGGACCTACCGGCTGGTGTTCGCCGTCCCGTCGGAGTTCTTCTCCCGCCTGGACGTGGAGTTTACCGTCACCGACCCCGCCCGCCACTACCACGTTCCACTGGTGGTGGGGCCGTACCTGTGCGCCACCTATCGCGGCGCCTGA
- a CDS encoding FAD binding domain-containing protein, translating to MDVYLPRTLAEALEVKARRPEAVPIAGGTDVMVAINFHRLRPDAVVDLSRLPELRQWREEDGAVFVGAGMTYARLVRELSWCVPLAQAARTVGSPQIRNRGTLGGNVGTASPAGDTLPVLAAHDAEVVLGRAGGRVRALPWDQFFLGPKQTALAPDELVLGVRWRRLRGPGSFLKVGTRNAMVIAVASLCLVVDEVGRAVRVALGSVGPTVLRAPEAERFAAEQMQRAGAWDDPRAALSDAVVEEFGERVAAAARPIDDVRGSAAYRRHACAVLARRALRWALGDRRLAG from the coding sequence ATGGACGTGTATCTGCCCCGCACCCTGGCCGAAGCCCTGGAGGTGAAGGCCCGGCGCCCGGAGGCCGTCCCCATCGCCGGCGGCACCGACGTCATGGTGGCCATCAACTTCCACCGCCTGCGGCCGGACGCGGTGGTGGATCTCAGCCGCCTTCCGGAGCTGCGGCAGTGGCGGGAGGAGGACGGGGCGGTGTTTGTGGGTGCGGGAATGACCTACGCCCGCCTGGTCCGCGAGCTGTCCTGGTGCGTGCCGCTGGCGCAGGCCGCCCGCACCGTGGGCTCGCCCCAGATCCGCAACCGCGGCACGCTGGGCGGCAACGTGGGCACCGCCAGCCCGGCCGGGGACACCCTGCCCGTGCTGGCGGCCCACGACGCGGAGGTCGTCCTGGGCCGGGCCGGCGGGCGGGTGCGGGCGCTTCCCTGGGATCAGTTTTTCCTGGGGCCCAAACAGACGGCCCTGGCCCCCGACGAGCTCGTCCTGGGCGTCCGGTGGCGGCGCCTGCGGGGACCGGGGTCGTTTCTGAAGGTGGGCACCCGCAACGCCATGGTGATCGCCGTGGCCAGCCTCTGCCTGGTGGTGGACGAGGTCGGGCGGGCCGTCCGCGTGGCGCTGGGGTCGGTGGGGCCCACCGTCCTGCGCGCCCCCGAGGCCGAGCGGTTCGCCGCCGAGCAGATGCAGCGGGCCGGCGCGTGGGACGACCCCCGGGCGGCGCTGTCCGATGCGGTGGTGGAGGAGTTCGGGGAGCGCGTGGCGGCCGCCGCCCGGCCCATCGACGACGTGCGGGGTTCGGCGGCATACCGCCGGCACGCGTGCGCGGTCCTGGCCCGCCGGGCACTGCGGTGGGCGCTGGGGGACCGCCGGCTGGCCGGCTAG
- a CDS encoding 8-oxoguanine deaminase, giving the protein MPRASLLIDSCEVVVTMDDAGTEIAGGSVLIEDGVITWVGTGPPPRPAGQVLGGSGLVALPGLVNTHHHLYQSLTRARAQDQGLFGWLQALYPVWADLDEEWVRAAAAVGLAELALSGCATTTDHPYIFPRGGAGLLEAEVDVARQIGLRFHPCRGAMDLGRSRGGLPPDDLVEDTDAILARTEDAVRRFHDPRPGAMVRVAVAPCSPFSVTPRLMRESASLARRRGVRLHTHIAETRDEEAYCRQVFGVRPVELLDEWGWLGPDVWLAHCVHLDEGDVARIGRTGTGVAWCPTSNLRLGSGIAPARRLLDAGAPVGLAVDGSASNDSGHLLAEARQALLVSRAGGDPAALGARDVLRLATRGGARCLGRDDIGALVPGMRGDVALFSVHALALAGADADPVAALVLCFPQRVTHLVVDGRVVVRDGRLQTADEEAIAAGARQVSRRIARAGRAGGGQGE; this is encoded by the coding sequence GTGCCCAGGGCTTCTCTGCTCATCGACTCCTGCGAGGTCGTCGTGACCATGGACGACGCCGGCACCGAGATCGCCGGTGGGTCCGTGCTCATCGAGGACGGCGTCATCACCTGGGTGGGGACGGGTCCACCCCCGCGGCCGGCCGGGCAGGTGCTGGGGGGATCCGGCCTGGTGGCGCTGCCGGGCCTGGTCAACACCCACCACCATCTGTACCAGAGCCTTACCCGGGCGCGGGCCCAGGACCAGGGACTGTTTGGCTGGCTGCAGGCCCTGTACCCGGTGTGGGCGGATCTGGACGAGGAATGGGTGCGGGCCGCGGCGGCCGTGGGGCTTGCGGAGCTGGCGCTGTCCGGCTGCGCCACCACCACCGACCATCCCTACATCTTTCCCCGGGGCGGCGCCGGCCTGCTGGAGGCGGAGGTGGACGTGGCCCGGCAGATCGGCCTGCGGTTTCATCCCTGCCGGGGCGCGATGGATCTGGGCCGCAGCCGCGGCGGCCTGCCCCCCGACGACCTGGTGGAGGACACCGATGCGATCCTGGCCCGCACCGAGGACGCGGTGCGCCGCTTCCACGACCCGCGCCCGGGGGCGATGGTCCGCGTCGCCGTCGCCCCCTGCTCGCCGTTTTCGGTCACGCCGCGCCTGATGCGGGAGTCCGCCTCCCTGGCCCGCCGGCGGGGGGTGCGGCTGCACACCCACATCGCCGAGACCCGGGACGAGGAGGCCTACTGCCGCCAGGTGTTCGGGGTGCGCCCGGTGGAGCTGCTGGACGAGTGGGGCTGGCTGGGGCCGGATGTGTGGCTGGCCCACTGCGTGCACCTGGACGAGGGGGACGTGGCCCGCATCGGGCGCACCGGGACCGGGGTGGCCTGGTGTCCGACGTCCAACCTGCGGCTGGGGTCGGGCATCGCGCCCGCCCGCAGGCTGCTGGACGCCGGAGCCCCGGTCGGGCTGGCGGTGGACGGGTCGGCGTCCAACGACAGCGGCCACCTGCTGGCCGAGGCCCGCCAGGCCCTGCTGGTGTCCCGGGCGGGAGGCGATCCGGCTGCCCTGGGTGCCCGGGACGTGCTGCGCCTGGCCACCCGCGGGGGAGCCCGCTGCCTGGGACGGGACGACATCGGCGCCCTGGTGCCGGGAATGCGGGGGGATGTGGCCCTGTTCTCGGTGCACGCCCTGGCGCTGGCGGGCGCGGACGCCGACCCGGTGGCGGCGCTGGTCCTCTGCTTCCCGCAGCGGGTGACCCACCTGGTGGTGGACGGACGGGTGGTCGTGCGCGACGGCCGCCTGCAGACCGCCGACGAGGAGGCGATCGCCGCCGGGGCCCGGCAGGTCAGCCGGCGCATCGCCCGGGCCGGTAGGGCCGGCGGCGGACAGGGAGAATGA
- a CDS encoding BMP family ABC transporter substrate-binding protein, with product MRGTRWAVAAVLAVLLLAAAATGYGQQKLKVGFIYVGPIGDYGWTHAHDVGRRIVEQQLPVQTLYVESVPEGRVEPFIDRLVAQGARVIFTTSFGFMDGTLAAAQRYPNVIFAHASGFKRARNMATYMADFYQVYYLNGLMAGALTRTNKIGYVGAFPIPEVKRHLNAFALGVRAVNPRATVHVRWIFEWFSPAKAKEATQALIAEGVDVFAFTEDSPTVIQEAAKKNLLSFAHYSPMYRFAPRHVVSGQLVHWETIYLDFLRKVLAGKYTPDNLQNVDYWWLLAEKAVELGAEPGMMINPLFTDQLKAVRVRTPDLGTLSVYDLVLRRHAQMSAKPVKFDPFTGPIRDRKGVLRVPAGHTLTVQELITLEWAAPGVVGPWPNEP from the coding sequence ATGAGGGGCACGCGCTGGGCAGTCGCGGCTGTGCTGGCCGTCCTCCTGCTGGCGGCGGCCGCCACTGGCTATGGACAGCAGAAGCTGAAGGTGGGGTTCATCTACGTGGGCCCCATCGGGGACTACGGGTGGACCCACGCCCACGACGTGGGCCGGCGGATCGTGGAGCAGCAGCTCCCTGTCCAGACCCTGTACGTGGAGTCGGTCCCGGAGGGCCGGGTGGAACCGTTCATCGACCGCCTGGTGGCTCAGGGCGCCCGGGTGATCTTCACCACCAGCTTCGGCTTCATGGACGGCACCCTGGCGGCGGCCCAGCGCTATCCCAACGTCATCTTCGCCCACGCCAGCGGGTTCAAGCGGGCCCGCAACATGGCCACCTACATGGCGGACTTCTACCAGGTGTACTACCTCAACGGCCTCATGGCCGGGGCGCTGACCCGGACCAACAAGATCGGCTACGTGGGGGCGTTCCCCATTCCCGAAGTCAAGCGCCACCTCAACGCCTTCGCCCTGGGCGTGCGCGCCGTCAACCCGCGGGCCACGGTCCACGTGCGGTGGATCTTCGAGTGGTTCAGCCCCGCCAAGGCCAAGGAAGCCACCCAGGCCCTGATCGCCGAAGGCGTGGACGTGTTCGCGTTCACCGAGGACAGCCCCACCGTGATCCAGGAGGCGGCCAAGAAGAACCTCCTGAGCTTCGCCCACTACTCGCCCATGTACCGGTTCGCTCCCCGACACGTGGTCTCGGGCCAGCTGGTGCACTGGGAGACCATCTACCTGGACTTCCTGCGCAAGGTCCTGGCGGGCAAGTACACCCCCGACAACCTGCAGAACGTGGACTACTGGTGGCTGCTGGCCGAGAAGGCCGTCGAGCTGGGCGCCGAACCGGGCATGATGATCAACCCGCTGTTCACAGACCAGCTCAAGGCCGTGCGGGTGCGGACCCCCGACCTGGGCACCCTGTCGGTGTACGACCTGGTCCTCCGCCGCCACGCCCAGATGTCGGCGAAGCCGGTCAAGTTCGACCCGTTCACCGGGCCCATCCGCGACCGCAAGGGGGTGCTGCGGGTGCCGGCCGGCCACACCCTGACCGTGCAGGAACTGATCACCCTGGAGTGGGCGGCCCCCGGCGTGGTCGGTCCCTGGCCGAACGAGCCCTGA
- a CDS encoding 2-oxo-4-hydroxy-4-carboxy-5-ureidoimidazoline decarboxylase — protein MARLTIDELAALFEGRTRFTERLAALEDPLERAADVLRSLPEEEVLEALNAHPRIGERPASSAAAAEQGTEDDPLVLAELAALNAAYEARFGFRFVVFVNRRPRSQIIPVLRERLQRTREEELATAIEELVAIARERHRRREEGRGKKEEGDDRIGAAPA, from the coding sequence ATGGCCCGGCTGACGATCGACGAGCTGGCGGCGCTGTTTGAGGGGCGCACCCGGTTCACCGAACGCCTCGCGGCCCTGGAGGATCCCCTGGAGCGGGCGGCCGACGTGCTGCGGTCCCTGCCCGAAGAGGAGGTCCTCGAGGCCCTCAACGCCCACCCCCGGATCGGCGAGCGCCCCGCCTCCTCCGCCGCGGCCGCCGAGCAGGGGACGGAGGACGATCCCCTCGTCCTGGCGGAGCTGGCGGCCCTCAACGCCGCCTACGAGGCCCGGTTCGGCTTCCGGTTCGTGGTCTTTGTCAACCGCCGCCCCCGGTCGCAGATCATCCCGGTCCTGCGGGAGCGCCTGCAGCGCACCCGGGAGGAGGAACTGGCCACCGCCATCGAGGAGCTGGTGGCCATCGCCCGGGAGCGGCACCGACGGAGGGAAGAGGGAAGAGGGAAGAAGGAAGAAGGGGACGACCGGATCGGAGCGGCGCCAGCGTGA
- a CDS encoding ABC transporter ATP-binding protein, with translation MRLAVRNITKTFPGVVANDRITLDLRAGEVLALLGENGAGKTTLMNVLYGLYQPDSGEILLDGRPIRIHSPRDAIACGIGMVPQHFLLVRRHTVAENIALGLAGTPFWRPVRQVASRVEEFGRRYGLRVDPHAAVWQLSASEQQRVEILKALLRGAEILILDEPTSVLTPQEAGQLFEVLRRMREEGKAIIFITHKLDEVLAVADRVTVLRRGRVVGTMPAATADTATLARLMVGRELERALPPRRRPSGPPILEVSDLWVPGDRGRMAVRGVSFTVGAGEILGIAGVAGNGQRELVEALAGLRPPARGQVRLRGVPVRGWSPRQLARAGVAHIPEERTRAGIVPSLSVAENLALRRYADPPFARGLLLRPAEILRVGAELIAAHDIQTPSARHPARLLSGGNIQKLILARELSAHPVLIIASHPTAGLDVATTERIHRLLLEHRERGAGVLLVSEDLDEILALSDRIGIMFEGRLAAVVPAGTDRQQIGLWMAGQAAS, from the coding sequence GTGCGCCTGGCCGTCCGCAACATCACCAAGACCTTCCCGGGGGTCGTGGCCAACGACCGCATCACCCTGGATCTGCGGGCGGGGGAGGTGCTGGCGCTGCTGGGGGAAAACGGCGCCGGCAAGACCACCCTGATGAACGTCCTCTACGGCCTGTACCAGCCCGACTCCGGGGAGATCCTGCTGGACGGCCGGCCGATCCGTATCCACTCGCCCCGGGACGCGATCGCGTGCGGCATCGGCATGGTGCCCCAGCATTTCCTGTTGGTGCGCCGGCACACGGTGGCGGAAAACATCGCCCTGGGCCTGGCCGGCACCCCGTTCTGGCGGCCGGTGCGGCAGGTGGCCTCCCGGGTGGAGGAGTTCGGCCGGCGGTACGGGTTGCGGGTGGATCCCCACGCCGCCGTGTGGCAGCTGTCGGCGAGCGAGCAGCAGCGGGTGGAGATCCTCAAGGCGCTGCTGCGGGGGGCGGAGATCCTGATCCTGGACGAGCCCACCAGCGTGCTCACCCCCCAGGAGGCGGGCCAGCTGTTCGAGGTCCTGCGGCGGATGCGGGAGGAAGGCAAGGCGATCATCTTCATCACTCACAAGCTGGACGAGGTCCTGGCCGTGGCCGACCGGGTGACGGTGCTCCGCCGGGGCAGGGTGGTGGGGACCATGCCGGCGGCCACCGCAGACACCGCCACCCTGGCCCGCCTGATGGTGGGCCGGGAGCTGGAGAGGGCCCTGCCGCCCCGCCGCCGCCCGAGCGGCCCCCCGATCCTGGAGGTGAGCGACCTCTGGGTGCCCGGGGATCGGGGCCGGATGGCGGTGCGGGGCGTGTCGTTCACCGTGGGCGCAGGCGAGATCCTGGGCATCGCCGGCGTGGCGGGCAACGGACAGCGGGAACTGGTGGAGGCCCTGGCGGGGCTGCGGCCTCCGGCGCGGGGGCAGGTGCGGCTACGGGGAGTCCCGGTGCGGGGGTGGTCTCCGCGCCAGCTGGCCCGCGCCGGCGTGGCCCACATCCCGGAGGAGCGCACCCGGGCCGGCATCGTCCCGTCCCTGTCGGTGGCCGAGAACCTGGCGCTGCGCCGCTACGCCGACCCGCCGTTTGCCCGCGGGCTGCTGCTGCGGCCGGCCGAGATCCTCCGGGTCGGCGCGGAGCTGATCGCCGCCCATGACATCCAGACCCCGTCTGCCCGCCACCCCGCCCGGCTGCTGTCGGGGGGAAACATCCAGAAGCTGATCCTGGCCCGGGAGCTGTCCGCGCATCCGGTCCTGATCATCGCCTCCCATCCCACGGCCGGGCTGGACGTGGCCACCACCGAGCGCATCCACCGGCTCCTGCTGGAGCACCGGGAGCGGGGGGCCGGCGTGCTCCTGGTGTCCGAGGACCTGGACGAGATTCTGGCCCTGTCCGACCGGATCGGTATCATGTTCGAGGGACGCCTGGCGGCGGTGGTGCCGGCGGGGACCGACCGGCAGCAGATCGGCCTGTGGATGGCCGGCCAGGCGGCGTCCTGA
- a CDS encoding (2Fe-2S)-binding protein, with protein MRVRLNVNGAWRQADVWPGASLLALLRDSLGLVGSKNACEQGECGSCSVWLDGELVCACLVLAAQADGCTVHTVESLAQGGRLHPVQEAFLDAGAVQCGFCTPGLVVAVVDLLRRDPSPSEETVREALAGNLCRCTGYQKILDAVRLAAERMTGGDRGSRA; from the coding sequence GTGCGGGTGCGGCTGAACGTCAACGGGGCGTGGCGGCAGGCGGATGTGTGGCCGGGGGCCAGCCTGCTGGCCCTGCTGCGGGACTCCCTGGGTCTGGTGGGCAGCAAGAACGCCTGCGAGCAGGGCGAGTGCGGCTCGTGCTCGGTGTGGCTGGACGGCGAGCTGGTGTGCGCCTGCCTGGTCCTGGCCGCGCAGGCCGACGGATGCACCGTGCACACGGTGGAGTCCCTGGCCCAGGGCGGCCGGCTGCACCCTGTCCAGGAGGCGTTCCTGGACGCCGGCGCGGTCCAGTGCGGCTTCTGCACCCCGGGGCTGGTGGTGGCGGTGGTGGACCTGCTCCGACGGGACCCCTCTCCGTCCGAGGAGACGGTCCGGGAAGCCCTGGCCGGCAACCTGTGCCGGTGCACCGGCTACCAGAAGATCCTGGACGCGGTGCGCCTGGCGGCGGAGCGGATGACGGGCGGGGACCGGGGATCCCGGGCCTGA
- the pucD gene encoding xanthine dehydrogenase subunit D: protein MTAVKVVPRTSGGVGESIRRVDGVPKVTGEFLFGSDLHTDDMLWGYTLRSPHPHARIRSLDISGALSVPGVYAVLVADDVPGRKTYGLELPDQPVLALERVRYQGEPVAILAAVDLEVARRAAGQIRVDYEVLPAVTDVEAALRPDAPRVHPWGNVLRHIRIVHGDPSTPAEVWVEGYYETGMQDQAMLGPEAGLAIPAADGGVDLYVATQWLHVDRDQIAPCLGLPPDKVRLHLAGVGGAFGAREDVSMHIHACLLALRTRRPVKMVYSREESFYGHVHRHPARIWMRHGATRDGRLVNVYARVVIDGGAYASSSTAVIANASTFATGPYEVPHALIEGTAVYTHNPPCGAMRGFGAVQACFAHEAQMDKLARALEMDPVELRLRNAVQTGSVLPTGQVIRGTAPVRELIRRCAAIPLPPEPVERTPLSYPGGAGNVSRGERLRRGVGFAVGYKNIAYSEGFDDSAEARVRLFLGPDGPEVEVHSAAAEVGQGVHTVLVQIAREELGVSRVVLHTPDTLVGSAGSSSASRQTMMSGGAVQLACRAVREELWERVRRRAAGRGGPVPGELAVRDGVVWSGERPVGRLEEYLDPPIECTRVYRHRRTTPLDRRGQGDPHVTFAFAAQRAVVEVDTELGLVRVVQIAAAQDVGRALHPLNVTGQIEGGTAQGLGLALMEEIVLDDGRLRNPSFTDYLIPTILDMPPVVSVLVEEPEPGVPFGAKGVGEPSTVVSTAAIVAAVRDATGRELNRVPLRPDDILGLRPPARASGPAPVPDVPYPEPVPKALGML from the coding sequence CTGACCGCGGTGAAAGTCGTCCCCCGCACTTCCGGAGGAGTGGGCGAGAGCATCCGCCGCGTGGACGGCGTGCCCAAGGTCACCGGCGAGTTTCTGTTCGGCAGCGACCTCCACACCGACGACATGCTATGGGGCTACACCCTGCGCAGTCCCCACCCCCACGCCCGCATCCGCTCCCTGGACATCTCCGGCGCGCTGAGCGTTCCCGGCGTCTACGCGGTCCTGGTGGCCGACGACGTGCCCGGACGCAAGACCTACGGTCTGGAGCTGCCCGATCAGCCGGTGCTGGCCCTGGAGCGCGTACGCTACCAGGGCGAGCCGGTGGCGATCCTGGCCGCCGTGGACCTGGAGGTGGCGCGGCGCGCGGCCGGGCAGATCCGCGTGGACTACGAGGTCCTGCCGGCGGTGACGGACGTGGAGGCGGCCCTGCGGCCGGACGCGCCGCGGGTGCACCCCTGGGGCAACGTCCTGCGGCACATCCGGATCGTCCACGGCGATCCGTCCACTCCCGCCGAGGTGTGGGTGGAGGGCTACTACGAGACCGGCATGCAGGACCAGGCCATGCTGGGCCCGGAGGCCGGGCTGGCCATTCCCGCCGCCGACGGGGGCGTGGACCTCTACGTGGCCACCCAGTGGCTGCACGTGGACCGGGACCAGATCGCCCCCTGTCTGGGGCTGCCGCCCGACAAGGTCCGGCTGCACCTGGCCGGGGTGGGAGGGGCGTTCGGGGCCCGGGAGGACGTCAGCATGCACATCCACGCCTGCCTGCTGGCGCTGCGCACCCGCCGGCCGGTGAAGATGGTGTACTCCCGGGAGGAGTCCTTCTACGGGCACGTGCACCGGCATCCTGCCCGGATCTGGATGCGCCACGGAGCCACCCGGGACGGGCGCCTGGTGAACGTGTACGCCCGGGTGGTCATCGACGGGGGCGCGTATGCGTCATCGTCCACGGCGGTGATCGCCAACGCCAGCACGTTTGCCACCGGCCCCTACGAGGTCCCCCACGCCCTGATCGAAGGCACCGCCGTGTACACCCACAACCCGCCCTGCGGCGCCATGCGGGGCTTTGGGGCGGTGCAGGCGTGCTTCGCCCACGAGGCGCAGATGGACAAACTGGCCCGGGCGCTGGAAATGGACCCGGTGGAGCTGCGGCTGCGCAACGCGGTGCAGACCGGCTCGGTCCTGCCCACCGGGCAGGTCATCCGGGGCACGGCGCCGGTGCGCGAGCTGATCCGGCGGTGCGCCGCCATCCCGTTGCCTCCCGAACCGGTGGAGCGCACCCCCCTGTCCTACCCGGGTGGGGCCGGCAACGTCAGCCGGGGCGAGCGCCTGCGCCGCGGCGTGGGGTTCGCCGTGGGGTACAAAAACATCGCCTACAGCGAGGGTTTTGACGACTCGGCGGAGGCCCGGGTGCGGCTGTTCCTCGGCCCCGACGGTCCGGAGGTGGAGGTGCACAGCGCGGCGGCGGAGGTGGGCCAGGGCGTGCACACGGTGCTGGTCCAGATCGCCCGGGAGGAACTGGGCGTGTCCCGGGTGGTCCTGCACACGCCCGACACCCTGGTGGGATCCGCCGGCAGCAGCTCGGCGTCCCGCCAGACCATGATGTCCGGCGGCGCCGTCCAGCTGGCATGCCGGGCCGTGCGGGAAGAACTCTGGGAGCGGGTCCGTCGGCGTGCCGCCGGGCGGGGCGGTCCCGTCCCGGGCGAGCTGGCGGTCCGGGACGGGGTGGTGTGGTCCGGGGAGCGGCCGGTGGGGCGCCTGGAGGAGTACCTGGATCCTCCCATCGAGTGCACGCGGGTCTACCGCCACCGGCGCACGACCCCGCTGGATCGGCGGGGCCAGGGCGACCCGCACGTGACGTTCGCCTTTGCCGCCCAGCGGGCCGTGGTCGAGGTGGATACCGAGTTGGGGCTGGTGCGGGTGGTGCAGATTGCCGCCGCCCAGGACGTCGGCCGCGCCCTGCACCCCCTGAACGTCACCGGGCAGATCGAGGGGGGGACCGCCCAGGGGCTGGGGCTGGCATTGATGGAGGAGATCGTGCTGGACGACGGCCGGCTGCGCAATCCCTCGTTTACCGATTACCTCATCCCCACCATCCTGGACATGCCTCCGGTGGTGTCGGTCCTGGTGGAGGAGCCCGAGCCCGGCGTCCCCTTCGGTGCCAAGGGGGTGGGCGAACCCTCCACGGTGGTGTCCACGGCGGCCATCGTGGCGGCCGTGCGGGATGCCACCGGGCGCGAGCTCAACCGGGTGCCCCTGCGCCCCGACGACATCCTCGGGCTGCGCCCTCCGGCGCGCGCGTCCGGCCCGGCGCCTGTGCCGGACGTTCCGTATCCCGAGCCGGTGCCCAAGGCGCTGGGGATGCTGTGA